The Dehalogenimonas sp. 4OHTPN genome window below encodes:
- the tgt gene encoding tRNA guanosine(34) transglycosylase Tgt: MGTAGFSFELTLSGAARAGVLNTPHAAVETPCFMPVGSQATVKTLTPDELKELGYKLILANNYHLYLRPGTEVVGSYGGIHEFMGWNGALLTDSGGYQVFSLSPLRKMSDEGVTFRSHIDGSEHFFSPELAIKYQEVFGADIIMALDECPPVEASREVIEAAVERTHAWALRCKSTKSRADQALFPIVQGGLHADLRRRSAEGLIEADFPGYAIGGLAIGESKEQTTEITSATTEVLPVDKPRYLMGVGSPEDIVRGVAAGIDMFDSALPTRVARNGALFTRYGRIDIGNARYQGDKGPIAEGCGCYACTKFSAGYVHHLFRARELLAYRLATLHNLYFMRRLMSDLRQAILDSRYDDFARGFLSDYKPTDESVRLSQKRQWLKDRNSSHPSMD, encoded by the coding sequence ATGGGGACGGCTGGTTTTTCATTCGAATTGACCCTTTCCGGAGCAGCCCGGGCAGGCGTGCTCAACACGCCCCACGCCGCCGTCGAGACACCTTGCTTCATGCCGGTCGGCTCACAGGCTACGGTCAAGACGCTCACCCCGGACGAGTTGAAGGAGTTGGGCTACAAGCTCATCCTCGCCAATAACTACCACCTCTACCTGCGGCCTGGCACCGAGGTCGTCGGCAGCTATGGCGGGATTCATGAATTCATGGGCTGGAACGGCGCTTTGTTGACGGACTCCGGCGGCTACCAGGTCTTTTCGTTATCGCCGCTAAGGAAAATGAGCGACGAGGGCGTCACCTTCCGCTCCCATATCGACGGCTCGGAACATTTCTTCAGCCCGGAACTGGCGATCAAATACCAGGAAGTCTTCGGCGCCGACATTATTATGGCTTTGGACGAATGTCCGCCGGTGGAGGCCTCGCGAGAGGTAATCGAGGCGGCCGTCGAACGGACCCACGCCTGGGCTCTCCGCTGTAAATCCACCAAAAGCCGCGCTGACCAAGCTCTTTTTCCAATCGTCCAGGGTGGACTTCATGCCGACTTGCGACGCCGTTCTGCCGAAGGGTTAATCGAGGCTGACTTCCCTGGCTATGCCATCGGGGGTCTGGCTATCGGCGAGAGCAAGGAGCAGACTACGGAGATCACCTCAGCAACCACCGAGGTTTTACCGGTCGATAAACCGAGATATCTGATGGGCGTCGGCTCCCCGGAAGACATTGTCCGCGGCGTGGCCGCCGGCATCGATATGTTCGATTCCGCTCTGCCGACGCGGGTAGCCCGTAACGGTGCCCTGTTCACGCGCTATGGCCGCATCGACATCGGCAACGCCCGCTACCAGGGTGACAAAGGCCCGATCGCCGAGGGCTGCGGCTGCTACGCTTGTACTAAGTTTTCGGCGGGTTACGTCCATCACCTGTTCCGGGCTAGAGAGCTCCTGGCCTATCGTCTGGCCACCCTGCACAACCTTTACTTTATGCGGCGGCTGATGTCGGATCTCCGGCAGGCGATACTCGACAGCCGCTACGACGATTTCGCCCGCGGCTTCCTCTCTGACTACAAACCGACGGATGAATCGGTGCGGCTGTCACAGAAGCGGCAATGGCTGAAGGACCGCAATTCAAGCCATCCAAGCATGGACTAA
- a CDS encoding TrkA family potassium uptake protein has product MKVVIMGCGRVGAQLATMLDQEGHSVTTLDLDAYSFRRLPPDFKGNAILGNGLDEEVLRRAGIEEADAFVAVTQGDNRNVMAAQMAQKIFNVKKVVCRIYDPLRRDLYTILGLEAISPTTVFAEMLKEKLES; this is encoded by the coding sequence ATGAAAGTGGTCATCATGGGCTGCGGGCGCGTCGGCGCCCAGCTGGCAACGATGCTGGACCAGGAAGGCCACAGCGTCACCACCCTGGATTTGGACGCCTACAGCTTCCGCCGCCTGCCGCCCGATTTCAAGGGCAACGCCATCCTTGGCAACGGGCTGGACGAGGAAGTGCTGCGCCGCGCTGGCATCGAAGAAGCCGATGCCTTCGTGGCGGTGACCCAGGGCGACAATCGCAACGTCATGGCCGCCCAGATGGCGCAGAAAATCTTCAATGTCAAGAAGGTAGTGTGCCGCATCTACGATCCCCTGCGCCGCGACCTGTACACCATCCTCGGCCTGGAAGCCATCAGCCCCACCACCGTCTTCGCCGAAATGCTTAAAGAAAAGCTGGAGAGCTAG
- a CDS encoding universal stress protein — protein MKQFRTLLIPVAGGPEDEEALELACQLSRALGGIKLVVTNIISIDRSLPLDAEVESEIAKAEGILARFENLGKKYGCSLETNLLQARAVAPAIVDEAIEQKADAIIIGSSYKMRYGEFSLGDVVPYLLQHSPCRVILSHHSQNE, from the coding sequence ATGAAACAATTCCGGACTCTGCTTATCCCGGTGGCCGGCGGCCCAGAGGATGAAGAGGCGCTGGAGCTGGCCTGCCAGCTCTCCAGAGCCCTAGGCGGCATTAAGCTGGTGGTCACCAACATCATCTCCATTGACCGTTCACTGCCGCTGGATGCCGAGGTGGAATCCGAAATCGCCAAAGCCGAAGGCATCCTGGCCCGTTTTGAAAACCTTGGGAAAAAATACGGCTGCAGCCTGGAGACTAACCTGCTGCAGGCCCGGGCGGTCGCCCCGGCCATTGTCGACGAGGCTATCGAACAAAAAGCCGACGCCATTATCATCGGCTCGTCCTATAAAATGCGCTACGGCGAATTCAGCCTGGGCGACGTGGTGCCCTACCTCCTGCAGCACTCACCATGCCGCGTCATCCTGAGCCACCACTCCCAGAATGAGTAA
- the gyrB gene encoding DNA topoisomerase (ATP-hydrolyzing) subunit B, which yields MVEQTLPEDENRGSASYTAEDIQVLGGREAVRKRPGMYIGSTDYRGLHHLVYEIVYNSVDEAMAGFCDRIEVTLNKDESITVEDNGRGIPVGIHKTTGVSALETVMTVLHAGAKFGGKTYQVSGGLHGVGASVVNALSDWVRVEVKNEGKLYRQEYRQGIPAAPVAVVGEACGTGTITTFKFDPFIFGDSTYDYKTLAERIREIAYLNKGLEISILDRRSDEEQTYYFEGGITGFVRHLNHNRNVINRLPIPIYKKIDSSIVEVALQYNDGYTETNFSFANCINTQDGGTHLTGFRSALTKVINDYADKNKLIKDDLNISGEDAREGLVSIVSVKLSEPQFEGQTKGKLGNAEMKGLVDSVVSEQLALYLEEHPDEARRIIDKVLTSARARDAARKARDLIIKKNSLDGGTLPGKLADCSEKEPSLCELFLVEGDSAGGSAKQGRNRRFQAILPLRGKILNVEKAAPDKMLSHEEIRALITALGAGIDDDFEFQKLRYHRVVLMTDADVDGAHIRTLLLTFFFRHMNKLISGGGLYIAQPPLYRIKQGQNERWVYSDTEKAETLKEFKGKNVDIQRYKGLGEMSAEQLWSTTMNPATRTLLTVEVADAARADATFALLMGDEVPPRKAFIQAHAQHVKNLDV from the coding sequence ATGGTCGAACAGACTCTGCCCGAAGACGAAAACAGGGGATCGGCGTCCTACACCGCCGAAGACATCCAGGTACTGGGCGGCCGCGAAGCTGTCCGCAAGCGCCCCGGCATGTACATTGGCTCCACCGACTACCGCGGCCTGCACCACCTGGTCTATGAGATTGTCTACAATTCCGTTGACGAAGCCATGGCCGGGTTCTGCGACAGGATCGAAGTCACCCTCAATAAGGATGAGTCCATCACCGTCGAAGACAACGGCCGCGGCATCCCGGTAGGCATCCACAAGACTACCGGCGTCTCCGCCCTGGAAACCGTGATGACGGTGCTGCACGCCGGCGCCAAGTTCGGCGGTAAAACCTACCAGGTCTCCGGCGGCTTGCACGGCGTCGGCGCTTCGGTGGTCAACGCCCTGTCAGATTGGGTGCGGGTCGAAGTCAAAAACGAGGGCAAGCTTTACCGGCAGGAATACCGGCAGGGTATTCCTGCGGCGCCGGTGGCGGTTGTCGGCGAAGCCTGCGGCACCGGCACGATCACCACTTTCAAGTTCGACCCGTTCATTTTCGGCGACTCCACCTACGATTACAAGACTCTGGCTGAGCGCATCCGTGAGATTGCCTACCTGAATAAGGGGTTGGAAATCTCAATATTGGACCGGCGCAGCGACGAGGAGCAGACTTACTACTTCGAGGGCGGCATCACCGGCTTCGTCCGGCACCTGAACCACAACCGCAATGTCATCAACAGATTGCCGATACCGATTTACAAGAAGATCGATTCCTCTATTGTCGAGGTGGCACTGCAGTACAACGACGGGTACACCGAGACCAATTTCTCTTTTGCCAACTGCATTAATACCCAGGATGGCGGTACCCACCTGACCGGCTTTCGCTCGGCGCTGACCAAGGTCATCAACGATTACGCCGATAAAAACAAACTGATCAAGGACGATCTCAATATCTCCGGCGAAGACGCCCGGGAAGGCCTGGTGTCCATCGTCTCGGTCAAGCTATCCGAGCCACAGTTTGAAGGCCAGACCAAGGGTAAACTTGGCAACGCCGAGATGAAAGGTCTGGTTGATTCGGTTGTCAGCGAACAATTAGCCCTGTATCTGGAGGAGCACCCGGACGAAGCCAGGCGCATCATCGACAAAGTACTCACCTCGGCTCGGGCCCGCGACGCCGCCCGCAAAGCGCGTGACCTGATCATCAAGAAAAACTCGCTCGACGGCGGTACGCTGCCCGGCAAGCTAGCCGACTGCTCCGAGAAAGAACCGTCCCTTTGCGAGTTGTTCCTGGTTGAGGGAGACTCGGCCGGCGGCTCGGCTAAACAGGGCCGCAACCGGCGTTTCCAAGCCATTCTGCCGCTCAGGGGCAAGATCCTGAACGTGGAGAAAGCGGCGCCGGACAAGATGCTGTCTCACGAAGAAATAAGGGCCCTCATCACCGCCCTGGGCGCGGGCATCGACGACGACTTCGAGTTCCAAAAACTGCGCTATCACCGTGTGGTGCTGATGACCGATGCCGATGTAGACGGCGCTCATATCCGCACCCTGCTGCTGACTTTCTTTTTCCGGCATATGAACAAGCTGATCTCGGGCGGCGGGCTGTACATCGCCCAGCCGCCGCTGTACCGCATCAAGCAAGGCCAGAACGAGCGCTGGGTTTATTCCGACACCGAAAAAGCCGAGACGCTCAAAGAGTTCAAGGGCAAGAATGTGGATATCCAGCGCTACAAAGGTCTGGGCGAAATGTCCGCCGAGCAGCTCTGGAGCACCACGATGAATCCGGCTACCCGTACTTTGCTGACGGTGGAAGTGGCCGACGCCGCCCGCGCCGACGCCACCTTTGCCCTGCTCATGGGTGACGAGGTGCCGCCGCGGAAAGCCTTTATCCAGGCCCATGCCCAGCATGTTAAAAACCTGGACGTTTAA
- the ruvX gene encoding Holliday junction resolvase RuvX has protein sequence MLERVIGLDVGDRWLGVALSDPMGIIARPLLIIERKDELTDAETVAQLIRRYAAGKVVVGLPRLLTGVAGSQAERVQHFARRLAAIADAPVLFQDERFSTADAKDIMKANRKRKKGYITERDDAVAAAVILQDWLDENRPRAEVG, from the coding sequence ATGCTTGAACGCGTCATTGGGCTCGACGTCGGCGATCGTTGGCTGGGAGTGGCCCTGTCTGACCCGATGGGCATCATCGCGAGACCGCTGTTGATTATTGAGCGCAAGGACGAACTGACCGACGCCGAAACGGTGGCGCAGCTTATCAGGCGCTACGCCGCCGGTAAAGTGGTCGTGGGCTTGCCCCGGCTGTTGACCGGCGTTGCCGGGAGCCAGGCGGAGCGGGTGCAGCATTTTGCCCGCCGCCTCGCAGCCATAGCCGATGCACCGGTACTGTTTCAGGACGAGCGCTTTTCCACCGCCGACGCTAAGGACATTATGAAGGCCAATCGCAAGAGGAAAAAAGGCTACATCACCGAGCGTGACGACGCGGTGGCTGCGGCGGTCATCCTTCAGGACTGGCTGGACGAAAACCGGCCGAGGGCGGAGGTTGGCTGA
- a CDS encoding HPP family protein, with amino-acid sequence MEIIDSHFKKNPRPYVLQSLVALAVFFIVLLFVERVTQVVIVAALGASTFIIFSMPHSITAQPRRLIGGHIVGLLAGTAGHFFLTGSFTGLINDPVLLSAMTFALAIALAMFLMSITNTEHPPAAATSLGLLTAGWSWATILFVVLFAVLLSVIHRVLRRWLVDLF; translated from the coding sequence TTGGAAATCATCGATTCCCATTTCAAGAAAAATCCCCGACCTTATGTTTTACAGAGCCTGGTGGCGCTGGCTGTCTTCTTCATCGTCCTGCTATTTGTTGAAAGAGTAACCCAGGTGGTCATCGTGGCGGCATTGGGCGCCAGTACTTTCATCATCTTTTCCATGCCGCATTCCATCACTGCCCAGCCGCGGCGGCTCATCGGCGGACATATCGTCGGGCTGCTGGCCGGCACAGCCGGACATTTTTTTCTCACCGGCTCATTCACCGGGTTAATCAATGACCCGGTGTTGCTGTCTGCCATGACGTTTGCCCTGGCTATCGCCCTGGCGATGTTCCTGATGTCAATTACCAATACGGAACACCCGCCGGCGGCCGCGACATCCCTGGGGCTGCTAACTGCCGGCTGGAGCTGGGCGACGATCCTGTTCGTTGTGCTTTTTGCTGTTTTATTATCCGTTATCCACCGGGTCCTGCGGCGCTGGCTGGTGGACCTGTTCTGA
- a CDS encoding TrkH family potassium uptake protein, which yields MSYISIVHYLGLLLSLVGGVMAVPAVFGLVQHDAAGGALTAAAEITIICGGLAYFFTRKGRRPVTQREALVIVVAAWFAVSAFGALPYYFSGALPTYLDSVFETMSGFTTTGATVMTHIGDQPDSILLWRSLTQWLGGMGIIMLFVALFPLLGIGAAQMAEAEMTGEKGERLTSRITSTAKALWLIYFGFTLLCFGALLWAGLPLFDSVNISLTTLPSGGFAPVDLSIEEYASVPVQLIVNFFMFIAGVNFALFYYVFMKGRPGKLFRNPEFKLYAALLAATSIVLALDLTFHNIYPIGDALRQGAFQATTIMTSTGYSSANFDEWPHLSRALLLILMVIGGSAGSTAGGLKVIRSLILFKYTYRRIILAYNPNAVIPIKVGGIVLPEKTISRTVGMTVAFFAAMWGGFLTMSALGLNFETALSSVATCLGNVGPGLAGVGPYENFAWIPGLGKIVLIVMMLAGRLELFTLLILLTPAFWRRY from the coding sequence ATGAGCTACATTTCAATCGTCCATTACCTCGGCCTGCTGCTCTCCCTGGTAGGCGGCGTCATGGCGGTGCCTGCCGTTTTCGGCCTGGTACAGCACGATGCCGCCGGCGGGGCACTGACCGCCGCCGCCGAGATCACTATTATCTGCGGCGGATTAGCTTATTTCTTCACCCGCAAGGGACGCCGCCCGGTGACCCAGCGGGAAGCTCTGGTCATAGTTGTCGCCGCTTGGTTTGCTGTTTCCGCCTTCGGCGCCCTGCCCTATTATTTTTCCGGAGCCCTGCCGACCTATCTCGACTCCGTGTTCGAGACGATGAGCGGCTTCACCACCACCGGGGCGACGGTGATGACCCACATCGGCGACCAGCCGGACAGCATCCTGCTGTGGCGCTCGCTGACCCAGTGGCTGGGCGGCATGGGCATCATCATGCTGTTCGTCGCCCTGTTCCCTTTGCTCGGCATCGGCGCCGCTCAGATGGCTGAGGCCGAAATGACCGGCGAAAAAGGCGAGCGGCTGACCTCCCGCATCACCAGCACCGCCAAAGCGCTGTGGCTGATATATTTCGGTTTCACCCTGCTGTGTTTCGGCGCTCTTTTATGGGCGGGGCTGCCCCTGTTCGACAGCGTCAATATCTCTTTGACCACCCTGCCTTCAGGCGGCTTTGCCCCGGTTGACCTTTCTATCGAGGAGTATGCCTCGGTGCCGGTGCAATTAATCGTCAATTTCTTCATGTTCATCGCCGGCGTCAATTTCGCCCTGTTTTACTACGTCTTCATGAAAGGCCGCCCGGGCAAGCTCTTCCGCAACCCGGAATTCAAGCTTTATGCCGCCCTTCTGGCTGCCACCTCAATCGTGCTGGCGCTTGACCTTACCTTTCACAATATCTACCCCATCGGCGACGCCTTGAGACAGGGCGCTTTCCAGGCGACCACCATCATGACCTCCACCGGCTATTCCAGCGCCAACTTTGATGAATGGCCCCACCTCAGCCGGGCGCTATTACTGATCCTGATGGTCATCGGCGGCTCGGCCGGCTCTACCGCCGGCGGCCTCAAGGTTATCCGTTCTTTGATTCTCTTCAAATACACCTACCGCCGCATCATTCTGGCTTATAATCCCAACGCAGTGATCCCCATCAAAGTCGGCGGGATTGTCCTCCCGGAAAAAACGATCTCCCGCACTGTCGGCATGACCGTAGCCTTCTTTGCCGCAATGTGGGGCGGCTTTCTGACAATGAGCGCCCTGGGGCTCAATTTCGAGACTGCCTTATCAAGCGTAGCAACATGCCTGGGCAACGTCGGCCCCGGCTTGGCTGGAGTCGGACCATACGAGAACTTTGCCTGGATACCGGGGTTGGGGAAAATCGTCCTGATTGTCATGATGCTGGCCGGTCGCCTGGAGTTGTTCACCCTGCTTATCCTGCTGACCCCGGCCTTCTGGCGTCGTTATTAA
- a CDS encoding TrkA family potassium uptake protein codes for MYIIVAGGGRLGYSLTKALLNEGHELLLIEKNASVCDKINKELGSLCLRGDACETAIQTEAGTGRADMFIAVTGEDEDNLVACQVAKYRFNVPRTIARVRDPKNEDIFKKLGVDVTVNSTNIILERIEHEVPSHPMTHLFCISGDNRDFELLELRAAAGAAGLGRPMNELDLPAKAVLGLVIRGGGKPFVPRGDTVFQPGDQIIAVAPPETEADLRQLFAGK; via the coding sequence ATGTATATCATTGTCGCCGGCGGCGGCCGCCTAGGATATTCTCTGACCAAAGCCCTGCTGAATGAAGGGCACGAGCTGTTGTTGATCGAGAAAAACGCCTCGGTCTGCGACAAGATCAACAAGGAACTGGGCAGCCTCTGCCTCCGGGGCGACGCCTGCGAGACGGCTATTCAGACCGAGGCCGGCACCGGCCGCGCCGATATGTTCATCGCCGTCACCGGAGAGGATGAGGATAACCTGGTAGCCTGCCAGGTCGCCAAATACCGCTTCAATGTGCCGCGTACCATTGCCCGCGTCCGTGACCCGAAGAATGAAGACATCTTCAAAAAGCTTGGCGTGGATGTTACCGTCAACTCCACCAACATCATCCTGGAACGCATCGAGCATGAAGTCCCCTCCCACCCCATGACCCATCTTTTCTGCATCAGCGGCGACAACCGGGATTTCGAACTGCTGGAACTCCGAGCCGCCGCCGGCGCCGCCGGACTGGGCCGGCCGATGAACGAACTGGACCTGCCGGCCAAAGCGGTGCTGGGACTGGTCATCCGCGGCGGCGGAAAGCCTTTCGTGCCCCGCGGCGACACCGTTTTCCAGCCCGGCGACCAGATCATCGCCGTCGCCCCGCCTGAGACCGAAGCCGACCTGCGGCAGCTTTTCGCCGGAAAGTAG
- the trkA gene encoding Trk system potassium transporter TrkA produces MYIIIAGGGVVGFNIASLLSVENHDVVIIEESAAAVESIQRQLDVRTITGNAATPRVLREAEAHRADLILAVTDSDETNMVVCFIAKEMGASRTAARIRNPDYSGYFQLPAKNPGATRRIVRPQNLGVDIFINPEVEMAREILSILRGFYSTPAEQFSGGAVQLREFKVEDKSLFNKKVSDIKSDIPFFIVALGHEDGGTIARADEIIHEGDSIYVVAPGDQVERLGRLFAAPKPPAQSVAVIGGGRIGYLVAEGLLRQGIRVKILERDQSRAEEIAGKLERALVLQGEPTDRDFLVDQGIGSADAVVAATENDELNILATLLAKNIGVGRTLTVINKPDYIPLAEAAGIDVAGSPAVIAARKIAHYVLRGGAIAAAVIEKSTLEAIEFVVSPGAKIAGKAAAEITLSSGIIGAIVRGGRPVIPPDDSPIEPGDHVVVVSTIAGIPEVEEFFK; encoded by the coding sequence CGCCTCTCTTCTTTCAGTCGAAAACCACGATGTGGTCATCATTGAGGAATCCGCCGCGGCCGTCGAGTCCATCCAGCGCCAGCTTGACGTCCGCACCATTACGGGCAACGCCGCCACCCCCCGCGTTCTACGGGAAGCCGAAGCCCACCGCGCCGACCTGATCCTGGCAGTCACCGACTCCGACGAAACCAACATGGTCGTCTGCTTCATCGCCAAGGAGATGGGCGCTTCCCGCACCGCCGCCCGCATCCGCAACCCGGACTATTCCGGCTATTTTCAGCTGCCGGCCAAAAACCCCGGCGCCACCCGCCGCATCGTCCGGCCTCAGAATCTGGGAGTGGACATCTTCATCAACCCGGAAGTCGAGATGGCCCGGGAAATCCTATCCATCCTGCGGGGCTTTTACTCCACCCCGGCCGAACAGTTCAGCGGCGGGGCGGTGCAGCTCCGGGAGTTCAAGGTCGAGGATAAAAGCCTGTTTAACAAAAAGGTGTCCGACATCAAATCGGACATCCCCTTCTTTATCGTCGCCCTGGGACATGAGGACGGCGGCACCATCGCCAGAGCGGATGAAATCATTCACGAGGGCGATTCTATATATGTAGTCGCGCCCGGTGACCAGGTCGAACGGCTCGGCCGGCTGTTCGCCGCGCCAAAACCCCCCGCCCAGAGCGTGGCTGTCATCGGTGGCGGACGCATCGGCTACCTGGTGGCTGAGGGACTGCTGCGCCAGGGCATCCGGGTCAAGATCCTAGAGAGAGATCAATCCCGCGCTGAAGAGATAGCCGGCAAGCTGGAGCGCGCCCTTGTACTTCAGGGCGAACCGACCGACCGCGACTTCCTGGTAGACCAGGGCATCGGCAGCGCCGACGCCGTGGTCGCCGCGACGGAAAACGACGAGCTCAACATACTAGCCACACTCCTTGCCAAAAACATCGGCGTCGGCCGCACCCTGACGGTCATCAACAAGCCGGATTATATCCCGCTGGCTGAAGCCGCCGGCATTGATGTCGCCGGTTCGCCGGCGGTCATCGCCGCGCGTAAGATCGCCCATTACGTCCTCCGAGGTGGCGCCATCGCCGCCGCGGTGATCGAAAAATCCACCCTGGAAGCCATCGAGTTCGTCGTCTCGCCCGGCGCCAAGATAGCCGGCAAAGCGGCGGCGGAAATTACCTTGTCTTCCGGTATCATAGGCGCCATTGTCCGGGGCGGCCGGCCGGTCATCCCGCCGGACGATTCACCCATCGAACCCGGCGATCACGTCGTCGTCGTCTCCACCATCGCCGGCATCCCCGAGGTCGAAGAGTTCTTCAAGTAG
- a CDS encoding iron-containing alcohol dehydrogenase, protein MPLTEFNLPTRVIFGEGVFDRLGEGAAAIGKRALIVSGQKTMRRLELLDRAADLLERAGVQTFLFDKVEPNPRASTIDEGAALARLSGIDMVIALGGGSAMDAAKGIALAAAGHKPVWHYLTTSDNPEGDVPALIMVPTVSASGSEVNSGAVITDWDSHQKRVLSRPTLQPVTAIVDPELTLSLPLQPTLAGGIDIFCHAVEPYITASHPEPLNDGWREAMLRTVVEYLPVVRGDLRNLKARRALAWASTMACSAFSSLGGGDGSMTLHGIEHPLSGLYDIAHGDGLAALLPAWLADVLRERSDRVRLLGERVFGADDGQKAVEDWLRSVGMRLRLENLGVKQESIPDLARLAKVSSPWIKHNPTPLEFDDIERLYRMAY, encoded by the coding sequence ATGCCACTCACCGAATTCAATCTTCCCACCAGAGTTATTTTCGGCGAAGGCGTCTTCGACCGGCTCGGCGAAGGGGCGGCCGCGATTGGGAAACGCGCCCTGATCGTCTCCGGCCAGAAGACGATGCGCCGCCTGGAACTCCTCGACCGTGCTGCCGACCTTCTGGAGCGCGCCGGCGTTCAAACTTTTTTATTCGACAAGGTAGAACCCAATCCCCGGGCTTCGACAATTGATGAAGGCGCCGCCCTGGCCCGCCTCTCCGGCATCGATATGGTCATCGCCCTCGGCGGTGGCTCGGCCATGGATGCCGCCAAAGGCATCGCCCTGGCCGCCGCCGGCCACAAACCAGTCTGGCATTACCTGACGACATCGGACAACCCGGAGGGCGACGTCCCGGCCCTCATCATGGTTCCCACCGTGTCCGCCTCCGGCTCCGAGGTCAATTCCGGCGCCGTCATCACCGACTGGGATTCCCACCAGAAACGCGTTCTGTCAAGACCGACCCTCCAGCCCGTGACCGCCATCGTCGATCCCGAACTTACCCTCTCCCTGCCGCTGCAGCCGACGCTGGCGGGCGGCATCGACATCTTCTGCCATGCCGTCGAACCCTACATCACCGCCTCCCATCCCGAGCCCTTGAACGACGGCTGGCGCGAGGCCATGCTGCGCACCGTCGTCGAATACCTGCCGGTCGTCCGTGGCGACCTCCGCAACCTGAAGGCTCGCCGCGCCCTGGCCTGGGCCTCGACTATGGCCTGCTCCGCCTTTTCGAGCCTGGGCGGCGGCGACGGCTCGATGACCCTCCACGGCATCGAGCATCCGTTGTCCGGGTTATATGACATCGCCCACGGCGACGGCCTGGCGGCACTGCTGCCCGCGTGGCTGGCGGATGTATTACGCGAGCGGAGCGACCGGGTCCGGCTTCTGGGCGAGCGTGTCTTTGGCGCGGATGACGGGCAAAAAGCAGTCGAGGACTGGCTCCGCAGCGTCGGTATGAGGTTGCGGCTGGAGAATCTCGGCGTGAAGCAGGAATCGATTCCGGACCTGGCGCGGCTGGCAAAAGTATCTTCGCCTTGGATCAAGCATAATCCGACGCCGCTGGAATTTGACGATATTGAGCGCCTCTATCGGATGGCTTATTGA
- the holA gene encoding DNA polymerase III subunit delta, with protein MRYLLAGPDDYSLKQKLTEIKLALGDAALLTDATTIFDGARVKATEFKLTVDALPFLTPCRLVIVTGMLGRFQPAGGQVNKASRLEEANTFSAAVRAAPPTTAIILIEPELNRRNPLFADLAAILEVHEFPMLDRSGLKAWISSRVSLGGGAITPGAINLLAQYVGADLWALSGEIEKLRLYAGGQPITEADVKTLVGYTGEASIFNLVDAVIECRLKPAVESLEALKAGGLPAGYALSMMSRQLRLIILYLDLKSRGEKDTEIRRRLGLTADFVWRKTAAQAARFSFGRAAGAYRRLLETDLAIKTGRMEESAAVDLLVAELASGAGLETHERT; from the coding sequence TTGCGCTACCTGCTGGCTGGTCCGGATGACTACTCGCTGAAACAGAAGCTGACTGAAATCAAGCTGGCGCTGGGCGATGCCGCACTTCTGACCGACGCCACCACCATATTCGACGGCGCCCGGGTCAAAGCCACAGAATTCAAGCTGACCGTTGACGCCCTTCCTTTTCTCACTCCCTGCCGGCTGGTAATCGTGACCGGAATGCTAGGCCGCTTCCAACCGGCCGGAGGTCAGGTGAATAAGGCATCCCGACTGGAGGAAGCCAATACTTTCTCCGCCGCAGTCCGGGCCGCGCCGCCGACCACCGCCATCATTCTCATTGAGCCTGAGCTTAACCGCAGGAACCCTCTCTTTGCTGACCTTGCCGCTATCCTTGAGGTCCATGAATTCCCCATGCTTGACCGTTCCGGATTAAAAGCCTGGATCAGCAGCCGGGTCAGTCTTGGCGGCGGCGCTATCACCCCGGGCGCCATCAACCTGCTGGCTCAGTATGTCGGCGCCGACCTGTGGGCGCTTTCCGGAGAGATAGAAAAGCTCCGCCTCTATGCAGGAGGCCAGCCGATCACCGAGGCTGATGTCAAAACCCTGGTGGGTTACACAGGAGAAGCCAGTATTTTTAACCTGGTGGACGCCGTCATCGAATGCCGGCTGAAACCAGCGGTCGAATCTCTGGAGGCACTTAAAGCCGGCGGCCTGCCGGCAGGCTACGCGCTGTCTATGATGTCGCGTCAGCTTCGGCTGATCATCCTTTATCTTGACTTGAAGAGCCGCGGCGAAAAGGATACCGAAATCCGCCGCCGTCTCGGTTTGACAGCTGACTTCGTGTGGCGTAAAACGGCGGCGCAGGCGGCCCGCTTCAGTTTCGGCCGCGCCGCCGGCGCTTACCGCCGCCTTCTGGAGACTGACCTGGCGATCAAGACCGGCCGCATGGAAGAATCCGCGGCTGTTGATCTGTTGGTGGCCGAACTGGCTTCAGGCGCCGGTCTTGAGACTCACGAACGCACTTAA